The following proteins are co-located in the Rhodothermales bacterium genome:
- a CDS encoding M64 family metallopeptidase: MPIVDLFWARDRDVDIHVIAGAPSPDLRVGHLVLEKDDGTTDFAKNYLDTNADTTVTFTPRFKGVVAGNTVTGHGITFDTTTGVATLANALPSPRKSNFIVEVVARDAASGDEIDRDEIRYHVHQSITKLWLTPGRLTVRPYDTIRPTLSPYRFAVRAQFDDGTVGDLSGLPGLSWTPVGRVQGSGRLRINAGDNPGDTIPITVNLPAAVQADAAARSATANMVVAADWSPANPIDVSIVVGGGWPGTINPEVVPNVLFLGDGFGSTPADKTRFEGYVNSLVHFLKTNPVNHPYDVLSTSMNFWSAFIPSDQIGVSVRSEVYASGTTMRFVPPPKPVPASHTGRWTLEHLIYMAGLPVPTDDPSIAARTNAAIKAEWAAQVDPDPAPKVNDDLINRWRRLAKRTVINDVDTPLGVRVGAAMADSGDYKDIQLNRSDRIDRDNLDVLLRALRDPRGIPVQDLWAERADRTRPNNYDLVCILVPAPGRALNSDGYFFVSVIDALKVKPMAGTNALDLDYSTADLPAASDNERGRVLAHELTHSFGIGDEYGERLGPPVDPGGLDIDEKYGNLTLEADAKNAAGDFHGDEVKWNWHRVRNAGVLAAAIVDAGGGTFRLPLRLGHGYRFAKGDTVHLRFREYPKPLIKNPKLSAPLEVVDPAPTDSAIHVRVKAGAALPYPNLVDPANYIAEFPAGSVVYIPTPAPASVLSAAYPYAEMVAKNIKDYITQEKKPLTKEPADKDDDDVQAPIFKRNVNLPDCFSKNRPRIVGLYSGGKAYHKGLYHPTGSCVMRESHTDGMEFCAVCRYVLVDMIDPTRHAEIDRNYTLIYPQR; this comes from the coding sequence CGTCGTCGCCGGCAACACGGTGACGGGGCACGGCATCACGTTCGATACCACGACCGGCGTGGCGACGCTCGCCAACGCGCTGCCGTCCCCGCGCAAATCGAATTTTATCGTCGAGGTCGTCGCCCGCGACGCGGCGAGCGGGGATGAGATCGACCGGGACGAAATCCGCTACCACGTCCATCAGTCCATCACGAAACTGTGGCTTACGCCGGGCCGGCTGACCGTCCGCCCGTACGACACCATCCGCCCGACCCTCTCGCCCTACCGCTTCGCGGTTCGCGCGCAGTTCGACGACGGCACGGTGGGGGACCTGAGCGGTCTCCCGGGGCTGAGCTGGACGCCCGTGGGGCGCGTCCAGGGCAGCGGCCGGCTTCGGATCAACGCCGGCGACAACCCGGGCGACACCATCCCGATCACCGTCAACCTCCCTGCCGCCGTCCAGGCCGACGCCGCGGCGCGGTCGGCGACGGCGAACATGGTCGTCGCGGCCGACTGGTCGCCCGCCAACCCCATCGACGTGTCCATCGTCGTCGGCGGCGGATGGCCGGGCACGATCAACCCGGAGGTGGTGCCGAACGTGCTTTTTCTGGGGGATGGATTCGGCAGCACGCCGGCCGACAAGACCCGCTTCGAGGGCTACGTCAATTCGCTGGTGCACTTCCTGAAGACCAATCCGGTCAACCATCCCTACGACGTGCTGTCCACGTCGATGAACTTCTGGTCCGCCTTCATCCCGTCGGATCAAATCGGCGTCTCGGTGCGCTCGGAGGTGTATGCCTCGGGCACGACGATGCGTTTCGTGCCGCCGCCGAAGCCGGTGCCGGCCTCGCATACCGGGCGGTGGACGCTGGAGCATCTGATCTACATGGCCGGCCTGCCCGTGCCGACGGACGACCCATCCATCGCGGCGCGCACCAACGCCGCCATCAAGGCCGAATGGGCCGCGCAGGTCGATCCCGACCCCGCCCCGAAGGTCAACGACGACCTCATCAACCGCTGGCGGCGGCTGGCGAAGCGGACCGTCATCAACGACGTGGATACGCCGCTGGGCGTACGGGTCGGGGCCGCCATGGCGGACTCGGGCGACTACAAGGACATCCAGCTCAACCGGAGCGATCGGATCGACCGGGACAACCTGGACGTGCTCCTCCGCGCCCTCCGCGATCCGCGCGGCATCCCCGTCCAGGACCTCTGGGCGGAGCGGGCCGACCGCACGCGGCCCAACAACTACGACCTCGTGTGCATCCTCGTGCCCGCGCCCGGCCGCGCCCTCAACAGCGACGGCTACTTCTTCGTCAGCGTGATCGATGCCCTGAAGGTGAAGCCTATGGCCGGCACCAATGCGCTCGACCTCGACTACTCGACCGCCGACCTGCCGGCCGCGTCGGACAACGAGCGGGGCCGCGTGCTCGCCCACGAACTCACGCATTCCTTCGGCATCGGCGACGAATACGGCGAGCGGCTGGGGCCGCCGGTGGACCCCGGCGGACTCGACATCGACGAGAAGTACGGCAACCTCACCCTGGAGGCCGACGCCAAAAATGCGGCGGGCGACTTTCACGGCGACGAGGTCAAATGGAACTGGCACCGCGTGCGCAACGCCGGCGTGCTGGCCGCGGCGATCGTCGATGCCGGCGGCGGCACCTTCCGGCTGCCGCTGCGCCTCGGCCACGGCTACCGGTTCGCGAAGGGGGATACGGTGCACCTGCGCTTCCGGGAGTACCCGAAGCCGCTCATCAAAAACCCCAAGTTATCCGCGCCGCTGGAAGTCGTCGATCCGGCGCCGACCGACAGCGCGATCCACGTCCGCGTCAAGGCCGGCGCGGCCCTTCCGTACCCGAACCTGGTCGACCCCGCCAACTACATCGCCGAGTTTCCCGCCGGCTCCGTCGTCTACATCCCAACCCCCGCGCCGGCCTCGGTGCTTTCCGCGGCGTACCCGTACGCCGAGATGGTGGCGAAAAATATCAAGGACTACATCACCCAGGAAAAGAAGCCGCTCACCAAGGAGCCGGCCGACAAGGACGACGACGACGTGCAGGCGCCCATCTTCAAGCGCAACGTCAACCTGCCGGACTGCTTCAGCAAGAATCGCCCCCGCATCGTGGGGCTGTATTCGGGCGGCAAGGCCTACCACAAGGGGCTGTACCATCCCACGGGGTCGTGCGTGATGCGCGAGAGCCATACCGACGGGATGGAATTCTGCGCGGTATGCCGCTACGTGCTGGTCGACATGATCGATCCGACGCGGCATGCCGAGATCGACCGCAACTACACCCTTATCTACCCGCAGCGATGA